AAGAAAAAGGCAAGGCAGATGACCCACCATTCTAAGAAATTGTATAATTTGAGTTGCATTAGGTTGTGTAGTTTGCACCAGGTTTATTAATGCCTGAAAGTCAGGGCCTGACTGATCAAAGGGTTCATTGATTAGTTCAACTAGATGCCACAAGCTTAGAAGGTGAACTGCACATGAGAATAGTTCTAATTTTTCATAACACTGCCACAAGCTCAGAAGGTGAACTGAGTCATTGTAGTCTTCCCAACCCAAGTGCAAAAACACAATACCGGGTATTGCATGCATTGTTTCTCCATGTCTGAAGCTTGGATTTATCCATGATTGATCTTATCCAAATCTAATGTAATTAAACTTTGTTGACATGTGacattgaatatatatatatatctttgcgACATTGAAGGTAAGGAATGTTCtctgttgaaaagaaaaaaaaatggtatctaacaattaaagtaaaataatattcaatttttcataGGCAACCTTGACACATGACCCAGGCCTAGCATTAACATATGCAATAGCAACTATTACATATGTCACACCAAATGTTGACATATGTGAGATATCCATGATATACATAGAATCTAACCTTGACATATGTACCTAGAAACCTTGACCTATATAGCACCAAACTTTGACATTTATTGGAATAACCATGGAGACAAAAATATAAGACAACCTTGACATAATATAAATTAACCTTGACATTTGTTTTACCTAACCTTGACACACTTTATATCTAACCTTGACATATGTTGAATTCAATTTTGAGAGAAAGGGAAGAAACCTTGATATCATACAAACAAGATTCcatcattgataaaattaaagaCAACCTTAACATATGTATATGTCAAACtagttttaaacttttcttaatattgGATCTTGAAGCtagaatttataatattaatggGATAGGGCTCTTAACTACATTGACATATGTATGTGGTTGATGGgttagggctcttgatgctgGATTTTAATGTAATAGGATATTAGAGTGAAGTTGACTTACTTTATTAAAGTatagtcaatttcaaaatttgattataagaGAGCTAGTATTTTTCCATGGATGCTGTGATCCATTGCTCGAACTTACATTTTTTGGTAGCACATGCTTTGTGGAAAAtctcttttttaatcataagtGTGCATTAGGgtatataaatataagacaCAAGTGTTTTTGTAAAAGTACAAGATTGtataaatgtttataattaaGTGACTTATAATTTCTACTGGtactattttattcattgaaacCCAAGGGTTTAAGGTTAGTTCAGTCTTATTCTTTCACTTATAGTAAGAAGAAACCCTAATCTCCATAGGCCTCAAGAGAGAGAAGACCACACATCTCTTTTGCTTAGATTTGGAGAGAGAACCATAGGATGGAAGGCTCTTGCACGTGAGagaaattaaaatggaaatttttaGTGATCcttaatacaaaataaattatcatgaTAAGATTGGATTCCAATTGaggtgatgtttgtttgtttgtttgtttgtttgttttttttttttttttttacttaaatctaaatacAACTTAAACTTAACTTTAAATACTATTTGATagaattaaatatgaaattattttttatcattttatttttattaagtattaagtactAATAGAGTAAGGATCATGTTAAGCTTCTGTTtcacttattttgaaaaattatttttaacaacaaaaagtcaaatattttttttcctttttctatttaattagaagattttaaaaaataattagtaataaattaaaataaataaaaaaagttaaaaacaaattatccaAATTCTTTCATTCAACATTAagcttaaaaaacaaatatcacttAAGagtataatttgaaatttaggaaatgtaaagaataaggaaaatacttctatgaaaagtatttttgaaatcattgagagttattttcctttcataaaaattattcttaaagaGTTTGCTTCAAAAACGATggcaaaatatttttgagatttttaataatcaattttttcttatagttctaaaaaatatcaacttgacTTGTTGGCATAAAGTCAACCAAGACGAGACCAAGCTTCATTAGCCGAACTTCGAAACAGAGGCAAGTTACGGTGTGAAGAAACAGACGGTCGTACTGTTTCCAAATCTTATGTTCAAGATTGGACAAGATTTTAGATTCTTTGTTGATCATGGCTGATGAATCTCTATGTGATCCATCATATCCATGGAGAAAAGTAACGAATTGAGCTCTCCACAACGGATAATTGCTTGCCAGAAGCTTCGGCTGCAGTTGCGCAGCAGCATTGATGGGAGGGGTGGTTTGGGATGGTGAGACTATGTTTGCTTTGGGAACTTGTCGACGATGTTTCTCCTGCCATCTtgtgttgggctttgtggagcctagttttgtttgatctggtttgacgacccgacccgaataatattgcattgCTTTTTAATgagagatttattgaggcctgttgggcccgtttagcccattgtggaaccaccttttgtaattagggttttttggtgtggtggggttgccgtgttatatatatatatagagaatattgtagccgcttGGTaatactctgtattcttccttgataatagtgatatccctgcaactccgtggacgtaggcaaattgctgaaccacgtaaatactgtcttgtgcgtgtgattgtttttctttggcgtgtgttttctctaatttttgtttctcacgggttgggaattcggtttaattccctacatcTTGGAGCAACTTTAATGATGGGAATTGAATTCATGTTATCGTGGAGAAGTGATAAATAAACTACTGTTATCATGGAGGAATTTCAGCTATGAGATTCGATTGACTGGGTGACTTCCTTCCACTCAAAATTAAGCTTTACCTACTTTGGTTCTAGGAAATGTGAGTgaagaaacaagaaaagaaaataggaacaaaaaagaaggtaaaataagaaataaatttaaatttaataacttatttttatatattttaaatttattttatttatttaaatttcatttatgtgaaaattaaataatttaaaaatatttaaaattttaattatatttgtttttttaatatattttttatagtacaatcaaattaaaaaaaatgattttttttaattgtctttttgttttatagtattttcttataaccaaacataacatttaatttaattacttcGATATAAAGaacttttaaaataactaaGGGATTAAGTTAATCGTAATGAACTATATTCATGTCAATGTATTCCAAGAGAGAAAATAGCTAGGTAGCtcactttttaatacttgagtAGTATATAACaccaaatttataatattattacttgttttaaaattttatatattatcatgACCACGTATAATTTGTTGGAACTACACAATTTagtatctataatattttactaaattaaaaatttattgcattttactttttaatataataacaagcctatttataataaactaatcaTACTTGCATTAGGATTCTCATTTCTATTAGACCAAAAGTcctaattaacataaaaaaatctaataaataacAATTCCTAATACTTCTCAAATTCTTAAAACTCTTCTAATTTGAATTTAAGTCGGATTATAATTTCAACGGTCTTAATTCGAATTGTAAAACTAATCACACCAAACATCTTCTCCAACTTCTTGAACACATTCGTTTTAagtgattttgtaaaaatatctaCAACTTGATCTTTTGATCTACAAAACTAAAGTTGATCTCTTGATTTTTCACGAGTTTcctaatataatgaaatttgataCTTGTGTCTTTGCTTTTGTCATgaaacattgattttttttcaatacaatAACAAActtattattatacaaaatcTTTGTACAACCCTTTTATTCATACTTCAATTCAAtgaggttatgtttggttcctggaaaatttgagagaaaatacaaaggaaatgaaatagagaggaaaaatggaaggaaagaaaaaaaatgaatggtgCCACCATTGCTGCACAAACTctacaacaatatatatatatatgagtacaAGCCCGTCTGTACTTTCATCGAAATCGACGTCTCCGACATACATTCTGTTCTCCAGTCCAAAAAACTTCCGCATAAGAGTAGCGATTAGAAGAAGAGCTTCCATCATGAGTGTAGAAATTCTGAATGGTGCCACCATTGCTGGCTttgttgaagatgaagaagcaTTCAACAGTTGGGTACATGACCGCTTTGCCGCTCTTGACGAAGACCAAGAGGGTGTGCTTTCCTACGAGGAGATGTTGAAAGAACTGCAGTGTCTTAGGGTTTTTGAGACCGACTTTGGGATTGATGTGAAGACAGACCCAGATGAAGTTGCTGGAGTCTACTGCTTTCTGTTCTCGCAGTTTGATCGTGACTCAAATGGGGTGTTGGATTTTGAGGAGTTCAAGACTGCGACCAAGAGAATGATGCTGGCCGTGGCTGATGGGTTAGGGCTCTTGCCTTTGCAGATGATTCTAGAAGAGGGCAGTTTGTTGAAGAAAGCTGTTGAATGGGAATCCACCAAACTGGTGCCCTAATCTGATTTAGATTCTTGTTTCCTTAATTTTCTCTTCAAACTTACGTAGGTAGTAGAGGGCTTTGATTTGTGCTGGTGAAGATGGTGGGACCTTAGAAGTTGTAGTGGCAGTAGAGACTAGAGATTCATATTAATCTTTCACGTCTTTACACACCTGATTGAAAAGCGCTTCTTTCGGATGAATAAAATCACACATTTGtgaattcaacttttttttttcttgaaatcaaTTTGAAGAATATATTTTGATGCAGTGAGGAGATAAAGAAAGATtctctattcttaaaaatttacaCAATTTTTAAGCaatatcttgaaaaaaatactcttggtttttgttttcaaaaacaaattctgcaaaaattattttcaaaggaGCAATATACCCAGAGAATAGCACAAGTAAGATTAGATCCCATAGCAGTACTCCAAAATGTCCTTGAGGAGGACCGCATAATTTCTTGAAAAGTGGTTGAGTGGGAATTGAACTGAGTGTTTGTTTGATAGGAAAATTCTAGAATATCGATAGGCATCTATCGAATCTAACGAAGATACGATGCAATAACAAGAATGTGTTTTCCTCCAAATGTGTTCAACACTATAATGACTAATGAAGTCATTTCGTGTGGTAGGTATTCTAAGTCTACGTTATGTACTATGGAGGTTTACTTTTGAGGAAGTCGGTGGAATAGTGGTGGGTAAGAAAAACAAGAGGAC
The window above is part of the Vitis riparia cultivar Riparia Gloire de Montpellier isolate 1030 chromosome 12, EGFV_Vit.rip_1.0, whole genome shotgun sequence genome. Proteins encoded here:
- the LOC117926059 gene encoding uncharacterized protein LOC117926059; amino-acid sequence: MSVEILNGATIAGFVEDEEAFNSWVHDRFAALDEDQEGVLSYEEMLKELQCLRVFETDFGIDVKTDPDEVAGVYCFLFSQFDRDSNGVLDFEEFKTATKRMMLAVADGLGLLPLQMILEEGSLLKKAVEWESTKLVP